The Thermoanaerobaculia bacterium nucleotide sequence GATACCGGTGCTCGCCGGCTACGCCGACGTGCTCGGCGTGCGGGCCTTCGCCTCGGGGACCGATCTCGCGGCCGATCTCGCCGATTCGAGCTTCCGGGCGCTCGCCGGCCTGTCGCCCAGGCCGGTGATCAATCTCGAATCGGCGATCGATCACCCTTGCCAGGCGCTCGCCGACTGGAAGACGCTCGACGAGCTCGGGGTGGCGCGCCACGGCAAGCTCGTTCTGTCGTGGGCGAATCATCCGAAGGCGCTGCCGCTCGCCGTGCCGGCGGCGGTATTGCAGATGGCCGCGCTGCGCGGCATGGAACTGACCGTCCTGCGGCCCGAAGCGTACGCGCTGCCGGAGTCGCTCCTCGCCGAGGCGCGGAACCTCGCCGCGGGAACGGGCGGCAGCATCCGCGAGACCGATGAGCGGCCGGCGGCGCTCGAGGGCGCCGCGATCGTCTACGCCAAGTCCTGGGCGTCGGCGGCAAACTACGGCGATGCCGAAGCCGAACGCACGCTGCGCGCCGGGCTCGCCGCGTGGTGCGTCGAGGAGAGCTGGTTCGAGAACGCACCCGGGGCGCGCTTCATGCACTGCCTGCCGGTGCGCCGCAACGTCGTCGTCGCCGACGCCGTGCTCGACTCGCCGCGGAGCGTCGTCGTGCGGCAGGCGCACAACCGACTCTGGGCCCAGATGGCCGTGCTGCACCGGATGCTCGCCGGAGTGAATGCCGGGATGCGCCAGGAAGGCGCGACGATTTCCATGAAGGAGAAGCGATGAAAGACGTCGGACAGCGTAGCGACCGGATGACCGAGGTGGCGGGCCTGAAGCACGCCCTGCCCTACCTCCGCCTCTTTCAGGGCAAGACCTTCGTCGTCAAGCTTTCGGGCGAGGCGATCGAAGAGGAGGCGCGGCTGGTGCTCTTCCTCGAGCAGATCGAGGTCCTGCACCGCCTCGGCATCCGCGTCGTCCTCGTCCACGGTGGCGGGCCGCAAACGACCGAGCTCGCCTCCCGCCTGGGGCTCGCGACGCAGAAGATCGACGGCCGCCGGGTGACCGACGCCGCGACCCTCGAGGCCGCGGTCATGGCGATGGCCGGCAAGGTCAATACGACGCTCCTCGCCATCTGCCGCCGTGCCGGGGTGGCTGCAGTCGGTCTCTCCGGAGTCGACGCTGGCCTCGTCGAGGCACGCAAGCGCCCACCGGTGCCCGCAGCTCGTCCGGTCGGTACGGCAGAATCTCCGGCGGTCGACTACGGCTTCGTCGGCGATGTCGTGGCGGTGAATCCCCGCGTCGTGCAGAAGCTCCTCGATGACGGCTATGTCCCGGTGATCGCGCCGCTCGCCGCCGACGACAACGGAGCGCTCCTGAACGTCAACGCCGACACGATCGCCGCCGAGCTCGCGGTGGCGCTCGGCACAGAGAAGCTCCTGTTCGCGGTGGCGGTGCCCGGTATTCTCGAGCGGGCGGATGACCCCGCTTCGCTGGTTTCGCTCGTCGATCTCGAGGGGCTCGCGGCCCTGGAGGCACGGGGCGCACTCACCGGCGGCATGCTTCCCAAGTCGCGGGCCATCGCCCGCGCCCTCGAAGGCGGCGTGCCGCGCGTCCATCTCGTGCCGTTCGCGGCCCCCGACGCGGTGCTCGTCGAGCTGTTCACCAACGAAGGGATCGGCACGCTCGTCGTGCCCTCGGTGGCGGCGCTGCATCCGGCTGCTCCTGCCGCCGCCCCCTCCGCCGCTCTGGTGGGCCGCGAATGAGGTCGCTGTGAGGCTGACGCGCGAAGGGCTCCTCGCGTTTCACCGCGAGCTCGTTGCGACGCCGTCGGTCTCCGGCGAGGAATCGGCCATCGTCACGCTGCTCTCCTCTTTTCTCGAAGGTCACGGGGCGACGACCGAGCTTGTCGGCGGCAGCCTCGTGGCCTGGACAGGAAAGGCTCCGGTAGAGGGAGACGTGGAGGGCGCGACGCTGGTGGTGTTGAACACGCATGTCGATACCGTTCCAGCTTCACCTGGCTGGACACGGGAGCCGCATCCGCCATCGTGCGCCGAGGGCAAGGTCTTCGGGCTGGGCGCGAACGACGCGAAGGCCTCGGTGGCAGCGATGACGGGCGCCTTCCTCGCGGTCTCCGGCGTCGACTTGCCGTTCACTTTGGCGTTGATGCTGGTGCGTGGCGAGGAGACGAAGAGCGTCGGCACCTCCGAGGTGGTCGCCGAATTCGAACGGCGCGGCCTCGTGCCGGCGATGGCGGTGGTCGGCGAGCCCACCGGGCTCGACCTCGCGGTGGCGCAGAAGGGGCTGCTCGTCCTCGAGCTCGTGGCGCGTGGCGAGGCGGCGCATGCAGCCCACGCGCGGACGCTTCGAGCCCGCAACGCCATCGTCGGCCTGGCGCGAGACCTGGCGGCGCTCGCCGATCTTCCTGAAGGTCCGCTCGATCCGTATCTCGGGCGCGCGACCGTCGAGCCTACGGTCCTCTCCGGCGGTTCGGCCCGCAACGTCGTGCCCGCGGAGGCGCGAGCGGTGCTCGACTGTCGCACAGTGCCGGCCGAGTCGCCGGCTGAGTTGCTCGCGCGCCTGCGCGGTGCCGTGGCGAGTGAGCTCGTCGTGCTCTCCGACCGCCTCGTTCCGGTTGCGACCGACCCCGGGTCGGCGCTCATCGCGGCGGCTCGTCGCGCCCGCCCCGAAGCCCGTCTCTACGGGTCGGCGACGCTCTCGGATCTGACCTTCTTCCGCGGCATCCCGGCGGTGAAGGTCGGACCGGGGCAGAGCGAGCGCTCGCACCGGCCGGACGAGTTCGTCTTCGAGCAGGAGATCGTCGACGGGGCTGAGTTCTACGAACGGCTGCTGATTGAGTTGGCGGCGGGCATTGCCGTCGATGGGGGGAGCGAGCGATGAGCCGTCTTTGGGACAAGGGCAAGCCGCTCGACGAGCAGGTGCTCGCCTACACCGCCGGCGAAGACGCGCTGTTCGACAATCGCCTGGTCGGGCACGATGTGCGGGCGTCGATCGCCCACGCCGCGATGCTCCGCGACCAGAAGCTCCTCGCCGCGGCCGATTTCACGGCGATCGAGTCGGGGCTCAGCGCCCTCGCCGCGGAGCATGCCGCGGGGCTCTGGCGGGTGGAGCTCGCCGATGAGGATGTGCACACGGCTCTCGAGCGCCGGCTCACCGAGCGCATCGGCGAAGCCGGCGGGCGGGTCCACCTCGGGCGGTCGAGGAACGACCAGGTGCTCGCGGCGCTGCGGCTCTGGATGAAAGACGAAGTCGCCGCCCTCGCCGAAGGCAGCCGCGCCGTCGCGGCGGCGCTGGGCGAGGTGGCGGTCGCGCACCCGGAGCTCGCGCTCCCGGGCTACACCCACCTCCAGCCGGCGATGCCCTCTTCCGTGGCGCTCTGGGCCGGCGGCTTCGCGACCGCCCTCGAGGACGACGCGCAGGGGCTCGAAGGCTGCCTGCGGCGCATCGACCAGAATCCGCTCGGCTCGGCCGCCGGCTACGGCACGCCGGGTCTCGCAATCGACCGCGAGGCGACCCGCGAGGCACTCGGTTTCGCGACTACCCAGGAGCCCGTCACCGCCGTGCAGCTCGCCCGCGGCAAGGCCGAGGCCCAGCTCCTGTTCGAGGTCCATCTGCTGATGGCCGATTGCGGCCGCCTCGCCTCCGACCTGGTGCTCTTCGCGAGCCGCGAGTTCGGCTTCGTCGAGCTCCCTGAGGAGATGACGACCGGCAGCTCGATCATGCCGCAGAAGAGAAACCCCGACCTCTTCGAGCTCGTCCGCGGCCGCGGCGCCACGTCGCTCGGCCTGCTCATCGAAGCCCTGGCGATTCCCGCCAAACTCCCCTCCGGCTACCACCGCGACCTGCAGCTCCTCAAAGCCCCGCTCTTCAAAGCCTGCGACCTGGCGCGCGCCACCACCGAGCTCCTCGCCTCGACTCTCCCGCGCCTGCGCTTCCTGCCCGCAGCCGGCGAGCTGCCCCCCGAGCTCTTCGCCGCCGAAGAGGCCAACCGCCTGGTCGTCACCGAGGGCATCCCCTTCCGCGAGGCCTACCGGCGGGTGGCGGCGAAGTTCGAGGAAAGAAAGCCGAACCCTGAGTAACCGTACGCTCCGGCCCCGGTAGCGAGCGATGCGGCAGCGCGCAATGGCTGAAGTCGCGGCGGAAGGCGCCAATTGCGGCGCGGAATGCCGGCGAATTTCCAGGTTCGACGCCCGGGCGAAGCGGAGCTATCCTTCGGGCATGGCTGAGACCAGCGAGGAGGCCCCGCTTTCGAGCGCTGTCGTCGCGGCAATTCGCGATGCCGCGCGCCGGCATGGCATGGAAGCACCCCGTGTCTTCGGATCGGTGGTCACGGGAACCAGCCGACCGGACAGCGATCTCGACCTGTTGGTGCGTTTGGGACCCGGCCGGGGCTACTCCGATCTGCTGGCCTTCTGCGACGAGCTCGAGGCCGATCTTGGCAGGAAGGTCGACGTGCTCACGGAGGATGCGTTGAACCCGTTCCTCCACCGAGGCATCCTCGCCGAAGCGATCGCCCTGTGACGAGCGACGCGACCTACGTCGAGCACATCCTCGAGGCTGTCCGGCGCATCCGCGAATACACCACGGGCGGCGAAGCAGACTTCCTCAGCGACCCGCGTACCCAGGACGCCGTGCTGCGGAACCTGCAGATCCTCGGAGAGGCCGCGAAGAAGATCTCGCCGCAGTTCGTCGCCAAACATCCCGAAATGCCCTGGCGCAGCATGGCAGGGCTGCGCGACCGGGTCGTTCATGACTACTTCGGCGTCTCGTTGACCATCGTTTGGGATGTCGTGTCCAACCACCTGCCGGATCTCGAAAGCGCGCTGCGGGCACTCCCGCGCGACCGGTAGCACATCGAACCGGATCGTCCAGAAGCTGAGGTCTCACCTCAGCACTCCGTTCCGCGCCCGCGCTTGTGGAAGTACCTCTTGCGCTTGCCCGACAGCAGGCGGCTCTCCTCGAAGCCGGCGGCGGCGAGGGTGGCGAGGAGGGCGCGCAACCCCGCCTCGCCGAGGAGCTCGGGATGGAGCTCGATCGCGAGCTTNNNNNNNNNNNNNNNNNNNNNNNNNNNNNNNNNNNNNNNNNNNNNNNNNNNNNNNNNNNNNNNNNNNNNNNNNNNNNNNNNNNNNNNNNNNNNNNNNNNNTGAAGAAGGGGGTCCGGGTCGGCTACGTCGAGCAGGACACCCGTTTCCCGGCCGAGTCGACCGCCGAGGAGGTGGTGATCCAGGCGCTCGCCGGCGAGCCGCTCGAGGAATACGAAAAGGAGGCGCGCGCCGCGCGCACGCTCGGGCGCCTCGGGTTCCGCGATCGCAGCGAGCGCGAGCTCCCGGTCGGCGCGCTCTCCGGGGGCTGGAAGAAGCGCCTGGCGATCGCCTGCGAGGTCGCGCGCGAGCCCGATCTTCTGCTCCTCGACGAGCCGACCAACCATCTCGACCTCGAAGGGATCCTCGAGCTCGAGGAGTTGCTGGTCGAAGCCG carries:
- a CDS encoding N-acetylornithine carbamoyltransferase, with the protein product MKRLEQFWSLADLPREEIVDLLALAERLETEGDRQALAGKILGLLFFNPSLRTLASMQAAMAKLGGTSFVVTPGGSSWKLETGDGVVMDGPASEHVREAIPVLAGYADVLGVRAFASGTDLAADLADSSFRALAGLSPRPVINLESAIDHPCQALADWKTLDELGVARHGKLVLSWANHPKALPLAVPAAVLQMAALRGMELTVLRPEAYALPESLLAEARNLAAGTGGSIRETDERPAALEGAAIVYAKSWASAANYGDAEAERTLRAGLAAWCVEESWFENAPGARFMHCLPVRRNVVVADAVLDSPRSVVVRQAHNRLWAQMAVLHRMLAGVNAGMRQEGATISMKEKR
- the argB gene encoding acetylglutamate kinase, with product MTEVAGLKHALPYLRLFQGKTFVVKLSGEAIEEEARLVLFLEQIEVLHRLGIRVVLVHGGGPQTTELASRLGLATQKIDGRRVTDAATLEAAVMAMAGKVNTTLLAICRRAGVAAVGLSGVDAGLVEARKRPPVPAARPVGTAESPAVDYGFVGDVVAVNPRVVQKLLDDGYVPVIAPLAADDNGALLNVNADTIAAELAVALGTEKLLFAVAVPGILERADDPASLVSLVDLEGLAALEARGALTGGMLPKSRAIARALEGGVPRVHLVPFAAPDAVLVELFTNEGIGTLVVPSVAALHPAAPAAAPSAALVGRE
- a CDS encoding DUF86 domain-containing protein; this encodes MTSDATYVEHILEAVRRIREYTTGGEADFLSDPRTQDAVLRNLQILGEAAKKISPQFVAKHPEMPWRSMAGLRDRVVHDYFGVSLTIVWDVVSNHLPDLESALRALPRDR
- a CDS encoding nucleotidyltransferase family protein, producing MAETSEEAPLSSAVVAAIRDAARRHGMEAPRVFGSVVTGTSRPDSDLDLLVRLGPGRGYSDLLAFCDELEADLGRKVDVLTEDALNPFLHRGILAEAIAL
- a CDS encoding M20/M25/M40 family metallo-hydrolase; translated protein: MRLTREGLLAFHRELVATPSVSGEESAIVTLLSSFLEGHGATTELVGGSLVAWTGKAPVEGDVEGATLVVLNTHVDTVPASPGWTREPHPPSCAEGKVFGLGANDAKASVAAMTGAFLAVSGVDLPFTLALMLVRGEETKSVGTSEVVAEFERRGLVPAMAVVGEPTGLDLAVAQKGLLVLELVARGEAAHAAHARTLRARNAIVGLARDLAALADLPEGPLDPYLGRATVEPTVLSGGSARNVVPAEARAVLDCRTVPAESPAELLARLRGAVASELVVLSDRLVPVATDPGSALIAAARRARPEARLYGSATLSDLTFFRGIPAVKVGPGQSERSHRPDEFVFEQEIVDGAEFYERLLIELAAGIAVDGGSER
- the argH gene encoding argininosuccinate lyase, with amino-acid sequence MSRLWDKGKPLDEQVLAYTAGEDALFDNRLVGHDVRASIAHAAMLRDQKLLAAADFTAIESGLSALAAEHAAGLWRVELADEDVHTALERRLTERIGEAGGRVHLGRSRNDQVLAALRLWMKDEVAALAEGSRAVAAALGEVAVAHPELALPGYTHLQPAMPSSVALWAGGFATALEDDAQGLEGCLRRIDQNPLGSAAGYGTPGLAIDREATREALGFATTQEPVTAVQLARGKAEAQLLFEVHLLMADCGRLASDLVLFASREFGFVELPEEMTTGSSIMPQKRNPDLFELVRGRGATSLGLLIEALAIPAKLPSGYHRDLQLLKAPLFKACDLARATTELLASTLPRLRFLPAAGELPPELFAAEEANRLVVTEGIPFREAYRRVAAKFEERKPNPE